One Synechococcus sp. JA-2-3B'a(2-13) genomic window carries:
- a CDS encoding acetyl-CoA carboxylase carboxyltransferase subunit alpha has product MTKSTDRLLLEFEQPVAALEQRIQEIRALAEENDIDASEQIRQLEAKAEELRREIFSQLTPVERLQVARHPRRPTTLDYVQTICDDWFELHGDRHGQDDPAIVGGLAKLGDQPVMILGHQKGRDTKDNIHRNFGMPNPAGYRKAMRLMEHAHRFGLPLLTFIDTPGAYPGVKAEAEGQGEAIATNLQTLFRLEIPIICTVIGEGGSGGALAIGVGNRILMFEHAVYSVISPEGCAAILWKDAKKAPQAAAALRITAQDLLQLEVIDEILPEPVGGAHRAPLEAAQTLKEALLRHLKELSSLSGRELREERYQKFRRMGAFLELSE; this is encoded by the coding sequence ATGACCAAGTCCACCGACCGCCTGCTGCTGGAGTTTGAGCAGCCTGTTGCCGCCCTGGAGCAACGAATTCAAGAAATTCGGGCCTTGGCAGAAGAAAACGACATCGATGCTTCTGAGCAGATTCGCCAATTGGAAGCCAAAGCCGAAGAGCTGCGCCGCGAGATCTTCAGCCAGCTCACGCCGGTAGAACGGCTCCAGGTGGCCCGTCACCCCCGCCGCCCCACCACCCTGGATTACGTACAGACCATCTGTGACGACTGGTTTGAGCTGCACGGGGATCGCCACGGCCAGGACGATCCAGCCATTGTGGGCGGGTTGGCCAAGCTGGGGGATCAGCCGGTGATGATCCTAGGCCACCAAAAGGGTCGCGACACCAAAGACAATATCCACCGCAACTTTGGGATGCCCAATCCCGCCGGCTACCGCAAAGCCATGCGGCTAATGGAACATGCCCACCGCTTCGGCCTGCCCCTGCTCACCTTCATCGATACGCCGGGGGCTTACCCAGGCGTCAAGGCGGAAGCTGAGGGCCAAGGAGAGGCCATTGCCACCAACCTGCAGACCCTTTTCCGGCTGGAGATCCCCATCATCTGCACCGTCATCGGCGAAGGGGGATCCGGCGGAGCATTGGCCATTGGGGTGGGCAACCGCATCCTGATGTTCGAGCACGCCGTCTACTCCGTGATCTCGCCGGAAGGCTGCGCGGCTATTCTCTGGAAGGATGCCAAGAAGGCTCCCCAAGCGGCGGCAGCCCTGCGCATTACCGCCCAAGACCTGCTGCAACTGGAGGTGATCGACGAGATCCTGCCAGAGCCGGTTGGCGGCGCCCACCGCGCGCCCTTGGAAGCTGCTCAAACCCTCAAAGAGGCTCTTCTCAGGCATCTCAAGGAACTTTCTAGCCTGAGCGGGCGAGAATTGCGCGAGGAGCGCTACCAAAAGTTTCGCCGCATGGGAGCGTTTCTGGAGCTTTCTGAATAG
- a CDS encoding hybrid sensor histidine kinase/response regulator produces MGPNPTSLDPREWQVRLQFLDEAQAYLDTLEAGVLGLGSQSLDRPRLDRLLRAAHSIKGGAAMMGFPVLSDLAHRLEDGFKILQVDPQKADPAVERNLLAALDCMRQIAQQHRQQRLLDESWLAERVQPLFDQLREQLGELQPEDNVQVLAAEAGGDMRVLLFATEVEACLQRLEGVLAHPEQPCLREEFLIAAQELGALGEMLDLPAFATLCGSVVQALETLPPNAKEQVLPVAQAALQAWRRSQALVLVGQVALLPSSWDPAEPPVSPPPEAPPPAMAGATELPDSIPAGAKSAAEMLRVPARPLEQLGELLGELIGERNRLNSRLQRLRELVSLFKRRVRTLEETNSRLRSSYDRVAATVPASVLLKKEGDPGLTLADTFDLLEMDRYGEMHLLTQEVMETVVQIDEVTHDIDTTLQETEGSARQLSRLSRQMQTRLDQVRMQPLSDLTDRFPRALRELSLAHGKPVELRVLGGSTLIERSILEALADPLLHLVRNAFDHGIEAPDTRLAQGKPAKGLIEIAASQRGNRTLITVRDDGAGICLDKIRARALQIGFSAADLAEASSQELLELIFQPGFSTAERVSELSGRGVGLDVVRTNLQRIGGQVQVESWPGRGTLFTLTLPVSLSVTRVLLTECQGLMLAFPANAVEELLIPPQLPADSFLWEGEQIPLIPVGHWFRFARWQPRREIDETPLLDRPVVLLVVEDNRPYGLLVDRFWREQEVTLRPVEGGLPLPSGFSGCTVLADGRIALFVDPPALLSWLLAQRDQPCQSARDPLPQPRFAAQPTLLVVEDSVNVRRFLAMTLERAGFRVEQARDGQEALEHLQRGIPIRAVITDIEMPRLDGFGLLAQIRAHPLYDQLPVVMLTSRSGEKHRQLAQRLGASAYLSKPFQEQELIQKLRQLLQPASSAPSTGVLMAR; encoded by the coding sequence ATGGGGCCGAATCCCACTTCCCTCGACCCACGCGAGTGGCAGGTTAGGCTGCAGTTTTTGGACGAAGCCCAGGCTTACCTCGACACCCTGGAGGCAGGGGTGTTGGGCCTGGGATCCCAGAGTTTGGATCGCCCCCGTTTGGATCGCTTGCTGCGGGCTGCTCATTCCATCAAGGGCGGGGCGGCCATGATGGGCTTTCCGGTGCTTAGCGACTTAGCCCATCGCCTGGAAGATGGTTTCAAGATCTTGCAGGTGGATCCCCAAAAAGCCGACCCCGCAGTGGAGCGCAACCTCTTGGCGGCGTTGGATTGCATGCGCCAAATAGCCCAGCAGCACCGCCAGCAGCGGCTTTTGGACGAATCTTGGCTGGCAGAGCGGGTGCAGCCTCTTTTCGATCAATTGCGAGAGCAGTTGGGAGAGTTGCAGCCTGAGGACAACGTCCAAGTCCTGGCAGCAGAGGCCGGGGGCGATATGCGGGTGCTGCTGTTTGCAACCGAGGTGGAGGCCTGTCTGCAGCGGTTGGAAGGTGTGCTGGCCCACCCCGAGCAGCCCTGTTTGCGGGAGGAGTTTCTCATTGCTGCCCAAGAGCTGGGGGCGCTGGGGGAAATGTTGGATCTGCCTGCCTTTGCCACCCTGTGCGGCTCAGTAGTCCAAGCTCTGGAGACGCTGCCGCCAAATGCCAAGGAGCAGGTGTTGCCCGTTGCTCAGGCGGCTTTACAAGCTTGGCGACGCTCGCAGGCCCTGGTGCTGGTCGGTCAGGTCGCTCTTCTCCCCAGCTCCTGGGATCCGGCAGAGCCTCCAGTTTCCCCCCCGCCAGAAGCCCCTCCCCCTGCAATGGCAGGAGCCACCGAGCTGCCGGATTCGATTCCAGCCGGGGCCAAAAGCGCTGCCGAGATGCTACGGGTGCCGGCTCGCCCTCTGGAACAGTTGGGGGAGCTGTTGGGAGAGCTCATAGGGGAGCGCAACCGCTTAAACAGTCGCCTGCAACGGCTGCGGGAGCTGGTCAGCTTGTTCAAACGGCGGGTTCGCACTCTAGAAGAAACCAACAGCCGCCTGCGCAGCAGCTACGACCGCGTCGCTGCCACCGTGCCTGCTTCTGTGCTCTTGAAAAAAGAAGGGGATCCCGGCCTGACCTTGGCCGATACCTTTGACCTCTTGGAGATGGATCGCTATGGAGAGATGCACCTGCTGACCCAAGAGGTGATGGAAACCGTTGTGCAAATTGATGAGGTAACCCACGATATCGACACCACCCTGCAGGAGACCGAAGGCAGCGCCCGCCAGCTCAGCCGCCTCTCCAGGCAAATGCAAACCCGTCTCGACCAGGTGCGCATGCAGCCTCTATCGGATTTGACGGATCGCTTCCCCAGAGCGCTGCGGGAGCTGAGCTTAGCCCATGGCAAGCCCGTGGAGCTGCGGGTCTTGGGGGGATCCACCCTAATCGAGCGCTCGATTTTGGAGGCCTTGGCGGATCCCTTGTTGCACTTGGTGCGCAACGCCTTTGACCACGGCATCGAGGCTCCAGACACCCGCCTGGCCCAGGGCAAGCCGGCCAAGGGCCTCATCGAAATTGCCGCCAGCCAACGGGGCAACCGCACTCTGATCACGGTGCGAGACGATGGGGCAGGGATCTGTCTGGATAAAATCCGGGCCCGCGCCTTGCAGATAGGGTTTTCCGCTGCCGACCTGGCTGAGGCCAGCTCCCAGGAGCTGCTGGAGTTGATCTTCCAGCCGGGCTTCAGCACCGCCGAGCGAGTCAGCGAGCTATCTGGACGGGGAGTGGGTCTAGACGTGGTACGCACCAACCTGCAACGAATTGGCGGCCAGGTGCAGGTGGAATCTTGGCCGGGACGGGGCACGCTGTTTACCCTCACTCTGCCCGTTTCTTTGAGCGTCACCCGCGTGCTGCTGACAGAATGCCAGGGGTTGATGTTGGCTTTTCCGGCCAACGCAGTGGAAGAATTGCTTATCCCCCCGCAGTTGCCTGCCGATTCCTTTCTCTGGGAAGGGGAGCAGATCCCTTTAATTCCTGTGGGCCACTGGTTTCGCTTCGCGCGCTGGCAGCCTCGCCGGGAAATTGACGAGACCCCCCTTCTCGACCGACCTGTGGTGCTGCTGGTGGTAGAAGACAACCGGCCCTATGGCCTGTTGGTGGATCGCTTTTGGCGGGAGCAAGAGGTAACTCTGCGCCCGGTGGAGGGAGGTCTGCCTCTGCCGTCGGGATTCTCCGGCTGTACGGTTTTGGCCGATGGGCGAATCGCTCTTTTCGTGGATCCGCCTGCCCTCTTGAGCTGGCTGCTCGCCCAGCGGGATCAGCCCTGTCAGTCGGCAAGGGATCCCCTTCCCCAGCCCAGGTTTGCCGCCCAGCCCACCCTGCTGGTGGTGGAAGATTCGGTCAACGTGCGCCGCTTCTTGGCCATGACCCTAGAAAGAGCAGGGTTCCGGGTTGAACAGGCTCGCGACGGACAAGAGGCCCTCGAGCACTTGCAGAGAGGAATTCCCATCCGAGCGGTGATTACCGACATTGAAATGCCGCGGCTGGATGGCTTTGGCTTGCTGGCCCAGATTCGTGCCCACCCCCTGTATGACCAGCTTCCCGTGGTCATGCTCACCTCCCGCAGTGGCGAGAAACACCGCCAACTGGCCCAGCGGCTGGGAGCCAGCGCCTACCTCTCCAAGCCCTTCCAGGAACAGGAGCTGATCCAAAAGCTGCGGCAACTGCTGCAACCAGCCTCTTCGGCACCTTCCACCGGCGTTTTGATGGCGAGGTAG